The nucleotide sequence CCTGCGCGGACGGATCAGACGTGCGAGGCTGGGCGCAAGGGCGTTGTACAGGAGGGCCCGCGACCTGGACTCTTACGCTTGAGCAGGTTATAGCCCTCCATTCAGTGACAGGCTATTGAAAATGCGGCTGAACTCCGATGCCGCCTCATCCCGCATGAAGCGAGGCTCCAGCGCGGTCCGCACTCGGGCCGTGCTCTCCTCTATCCGCAGATCGTCCCAGTTTCGGTGAATTTTCAGCACCCCTTCCGGTATCAGCCCGGGGCTCTCCCTGATGTAATGCAGCCCGCCCCTCTCCCCGAAGTAGTTTTCAAGTGCGATATCCATCACCTCTGGCGTCAGGTGGCCTATCCAGAAGCCGGAAAAAGCCAGCACGGGGCGATTGGCTAGCGCGGCCTCGACCGCGGAGGTCGACCCGGCGCACACGAGGGTCGACCGGTCGAACCAGGGCTGAGGATCCGTCCGGGTCCCCGCTATGTGGATGAAGCGCTCCCTCGCCTCCAAATTGATGCGCTCCGCAAGCAGGCGGAACTTCCACGCCCTCCAACCGCCGCCGACGAACGTGATCTCGAGAGAAGGGATCTCTTTTTTCAGATCCGGCGCCCCCTGGAGCAGGGCCAGAGGCCCGGCGGACTTGTATCCGCTCAGCCGCCCGAAGCAGAGGACCCGGAAGGGATCCCGCGGAGGCGCTGGCGAGGCCCTGATCAGCCCGGTCAGTGGCCTTCGGAAGAGGAACTTGGGG is from Synergistaceae bacterium and encodes:
- a CDS encoding glycosyltransferase family 4 protein codes for the protein MNVLFCSDAMIVDGVTSFVFHLATALKEGGHRVAVLGRWAGKGFQSRLRGRGVEVISMPSPTVGNFWFDCRAGKFSPDVIVTDSRRSFPLAVRLKAVTGARIFTFFLDHLEKTDRRGRDVGSLVRHSDAWLSAEPPILEKLGEIPTPFPKFLFRRPLTGLIRASPAPPRDPFRVLCFGRLSGYKSAGPLALLQGAPDLKKEIPSLEITFVGGGWRAWKFRLLAERINLEARERFIHIAGTRTDPQPWFDRSTLVCAGSTSAVEAALANRPVLAFSGFWIGHLTPEVMDIALENYFGERGGLHYIRESPGLIPEGVLKIHRNWDDLRIEESTARVRTALEPRFMRDEAASEFSRIFNSLSLNGGL